One window from the genome of Crassostrea angulata isolate pt1a10 chromosome 2, ASM2561291v2, whole genome shotgun sequence encodes:
- the LOC128174408 gene encoding multiple epidermal growth factor-like domains protein 10 yields MAAAVKMATLIAFSKTMINAILLFTLPSIAFTYENIALYKKASQSHPYINSHVSTAIVDASNAVDGLKSDLSIFGEQCVVSADFQNEALWRVDLGEVLGIHHITIYYRTDNKHWDTQNGFVKRFLGFSVFISNTTKKEDGVLCFKDDRYTMYNIPSVITLNCTHHGRYAIYFNNRRSRHRPSYYSEFAFNELCEFEVCGCPNATFYGESCKLPCPTYCKNRRCHIETGYCFGCEDGYLGSTCNLQCGSNTYGPGCSKKCGHCVNGEQCHHVNGACYNGCEAGYYSTMCEKECDKGSYGIGCNETCGHCRDENKRSHINWTCSTECEVGFKGVECKTECDKGSYGVGCNETWGHCRDENKRSHINWTCSTECKVGFKGVECKTDCDSGSNDVDCNEMSGNCSNESQCSHINGTCFTGCNAGYEGDLCKKRCDNGSYGVDCNELCGNCLVESQCSHINGTCFTGCKPGYEGDLCKTRE; encoded by the exons atggcggcgGCTGTCAAAATGGcgaccctcatt GCATTTTCAAAAACGATGATAAATGCAATTCTTCTATTCACCTTACCATCGATCGCATTTACCTATG AAAACATTGCTTTATACAAGAAAGCTAGCCAGTCACATCCATACATAAATTCACACGTCTCTACGGCGATTGTGGACGCTTCAAATGCGGTTGATGGATTAAAATCAGACCTGTCTATTTTTGGAGAACAGTGCGTTGTGTCTGCAGACTTTCAAAATGAGGCTCTGTGGCGTGTTGACCTTGGAGAAGTTTTAGGCATTCATCACATTACAATATATTACAGAACAGACAACAAACATTGGG atacGCAGAATGGATTCGTCAAAAGATTCCTAGGGTTTTCTGTATTCATATCGAACACAACGAAAAAAGAGGACGGAGTTCTCTGTTTTAAGGACGACCGGTATACCATGTACAACATTCCGTCTGTGATAACATTGAACTGCACTCACCACGGTAGATACGCCATTTACTTCAACAACAGGAGATCAAGACACCGACCATCCTACTACTCAGAGTTTGCTTTTAACGAACTGTGTGAATTTGAAGTATGTG GATGTCCAAACGCTACCTTTTACGGTGAGAGTTGTAAACTGCCCTGTCCAACTTATTGTAAAAACCGCCGTTGTCACATAGAAACGGGTTATTGTTTTGGATGTGAAGATGGATATCTTGGTTCGACATGCAACCTTC AATGTGGTTCCAACACGTATGGACCCGGATGTTCAAAGAAATGTGGACACTGTGTGAACGGAGAACAGTGTCACCATGTCAACGGGGCTTGTTACAATGGGTGTGAGGCTGGGTATTATTCAACTATGTGTGAAAAAG AATGTGACAAAGGATCGTATGGTATTGGATGCAATGAAACATGTGGACACTGTCGTGATGAAAACAAACGCTCCCATATCAATTGGACTTGTTCAACTGAATGTGAAGTTGGTTTTAAAGGGGTCGAATGTAAAACAG AATGTGACAAAGGATCGTATGGTGTTGGGTGCAATGAAACATGGGGACACTGTCGTGATGAAAACAAACGCTCCCATATCAATTGGACTTGTTCAACTGAATGTAAAGTGGGTTTTAAAGGGGTCGAATGTAAAACAG attGTGACAGTGGTTCAAACGACGTTGACTGCAACGAAATGTCAGGAAACTGTTCCAATGAAAGTCAATGTTCTCATATCAATGGAACATGCTTCACTGGATGCAATGCTGGCTACGAGGGAGACTTGTGTAAAAAAC gtTGCGACAATGGTTCATACGGCGTTGACTGCAATGAACTTTGTGGAAACTGTCTCGTGGAAAGTCAATGTTCTCATATCAATGGAACATGCTTCACTGGATGCAAGCCTGGCTACGAGGGAGACTTGTGTAAAACGCGTGAGTAG